Proteins found in one Bacteroidota bacterium genomic segment:
- a CDS encoding tail fiber domain-containing protein — translation MKSYKTVVVCMLAFYLATEKISAQNIGINATGAAPHASALLEIGKGTLGSPDALGLLIPRVNLTMTTSNAPIGAGIATSLMVYNNATVNDVTPGYYYWNGTAWVRFSTGSGGGSAGWEVLGNTGTVSGTNFLGTIDNQALDIRTNNTVKLRVTTKGQLEIFDTPGPNNILIGEGAGESQTTWGATFIGHNSGFNSTNCDGCTGVGHRTLYSNITGDYNTALGYNSLYTQTSGLSNVAVGYYSMFSNQNGDRNVAVGREALNGLTARDENVAVGFEALLLNCGDYNTAVGAMALNSTVSTATFNTAVGKNALRYTTSGIYNSGLGSNVLNGNTTGRNNSAIGNMAGFVNSTGNYNTFLGNVADAATAALINATALGNGAIVNDSDKVRIGNTSVTVVEGPVIYTVSDGRFKENITEEVKGLEFIKLLRPVVYNFNTKTFEEFLTKSMTGDARSKHFEGRDFTRSTSIRQSGFIAQEVEKAAREAGYDFNGIHKAENETDNYSLAYSEFVVPLVKAVQEQQALIESQQKQIADLKRAMESFSVQLSK, via the coding sequence ATGAAATCTTATAAGACAGTAGTAGTATGTATGCTTGCATTTTATTTAGCAACAGAAAAAATTTCGGCGCAGAATATCGGCATTAATGCCACAGGAGCCGCTCCTCATGCTTCCGCATTGTTGGAAATTGGCAAGGGTACATTAGGCAGTCCTGACGCTTTGGGACTGCTCATTCCCCGTGTGAATTTAACTATGACCACTTCCAATGCACCGATAGGCGCGGGTATTGCAACAAGCTTAATGGTTTACAACAATGCAACGGTGAACGATGTTACTCCCGGATATTATTACTGGAACGGTACCGCATGGGTGAGATTCAGTACAGGCTCCGGTGGTGGATCGGCAGGGTGGGAGGTGCTTGGCAATACCGGCACTGTAAGCGGAACAAATTTTCTTGGTACAATTGACAATCAGGCTTTGGATATCAGGACAAATAATACGGTCAAACTAAGAGTAACAACAAAAGGACAATTGGAAATTTTTGATACACCAGGCCCTAACAACATACTTATTGGCGAAGGTGCAGGGGAATCTCAAACAACCTGGGGAGCGACATTTATCGGGCATAATTCCGGTTTTAACAGTACAAATTGTGATGGATGTACAGGAGTAGGGCATAGAACATTGTATTCTAATATTACGGGGGATTATAATACTGCTTTAGGATATAATTCACTGTATACACAAACTTCAGGTCTAAGCAATGTGGCTGTAGGTTATTATTCAATGTTTTCGAACCAAAATGGTGATCGGAATGTTGCCGTGGGCAGGGAAGCTCTGAATGGGCTTACAGCACGCGATGAAAATGTGGCGGTAGGATTTGAGGCTTTGCTTTTGAATTGCGGAGATTATAATACCGCCGTTGGTGCCATGGCGCTTAATTCAACCGTATCGACAGCCACATTTAATACTGCAGTGGGTAAAAATGCGCTCAGGTATACTACAAGCGGAATTTATAATTCCGGTCTTGGTTCAAATGTGCTTAATGGCAATACAACAGGGCGCAATAATTCAGCGATCGGAAATATGGCAGGATTTGTAAACTCAACAGGTAACTATAATACTTTTCTTGGAAATGTAGCCGATGCAGCCACTGCCGCTCTTATAAATGCTACAGCTCTGGGTAATGGCGCAATAGTAAATGACAGTGATAAAGTGCGCATTGGCAATACTTCTGTAACTGTGGTTGAGGGTCCTGTGATCTATACCGTTTCCGACGGACGTTTTAAAGAAAATATCACCGAGGAGGTAAAGGGGCTGGAGTTCATTAAACTGTTGCGTCCTGTTGTTTATAATTTCAACACCAAAACTTTTGAAGAATTCCTTACAAAGAGTATGACTGGTGATGCGCGTAGTAAACATTTTGAGGGACGCGATTTCACAAGGTCTACTTCAATTCGTCAAAGCGGCTTCATAGCCCAGGAGGTTGAAAAGGCTGCCCGTGAGGCCGGATATGATTTCAACGGAATCCATAAAGCCGAAAATGAAACCGATAATTATAGTCTTGCTTATTCGGAGTTTGTAGTGCCATTGGTGAAAGCGGTTCAGGAGCAACAGGCACTGATAGAGTCGCAACAAAAGCAAATTGCCGATCTGAAAAGAGCGATGGAAAGTTTTTCGGTGCAATTATCGAAATAA
- a CDS encoding winged helix-turn-helix transcriptional regulator — translation MPDLNKLFPELPIGRRFAILTKMYFGALTKRLEHLEIERHYSILLLIEKSPGKCTQQYISNMLKIDKASMVRIIDYFVKKKYLKRTVNPNDRREHWMELTGKALKIMPEIHKGISDINKYVIAGISPEQIRNFHSTIDKIFENLSKAPSDRIIVNYKKAKVQNDKT, via the coding sequence ATGCCAGACTTAAACAAACTGTTCCCCGAATTGCCCATCGGAAGACGATTCGCTATTTTAACGAAGATGTATTTTGGCGCGTTAACTAAACGACTCGAACATCTTGAAATTGAGCGTCACTATTCTATTCTTTTATTGATCGAAAAAAGTCCGGGCAAATGCACGCAGCAGTATATTTCCAACATGCTTAAAATTGACAAAGCCTCAATGGTGAGGATCATTGATTACTTTGTAAAGAAAAAATATTTAAAACGTACCGTTAACCCAAACGATCGCAGAGAACATTGGATGGAACTAACTGGCAAAGCCCTGAAAATTATGCCTGAAATACATAAAGGCATAAGCGATATAAATAAATATGTAATAGCCGGCATTAGCCCGGAACAGATACGGAATTTCCATTCTACCATCGACAAAATTTTTGAGAATTTAAGCAAGGCTCCTTCCGATCGCATCATTGTTAATTATAAAAAAGCCAAAGTGCAAAATGACAAAACTTAA
- a CDS encoding efflux RND transporter periplasmic adaptor subunit, producing MTKLKTPLIILTVVILLVVIKIAFLSPPKNPAAQLQGKRNSTPPSPVAIYVAAPRELNNNVFVTGSVIANEEVVLVPEVSGKLISLSIVEGSVVNKGDLLAKINDADLQAQLKKLELQAKIADEKVNRQKQLLSISGISQEEFDISLNLLNTAKADIDYTKALIAKTELRAPFSGTIGLKNVSEGSLVTPTTRIAAIQQLNQVKIDFSIPEKYADAITLNSTIQFTITDNKEIFIAKVYAIEPRIDQATRTIQLRALAANPTGKLFPGAFAKIQLPLKKISNAIMIPTEAIIPVLKGKKVFVCKNGKAQQLNVETGIRTDSLIQVINGLQAGDSVITTGIMQLKQDNLVRVVRK from the coding sequence ATGACAAAACTTAAAACCCCATTGATCATTTTAACGGTCGTTATATTATTGGTGGTCATTAAAATTGCTTTTTTAAGTCCTCCCAAAAACCCTGCTGCTCAATTACAGGGCAAACGCAACAGCACACCTCCAAGTCCTGTTGCCATTTATGTGGCCGCTCCGCGTGAACTCAACAACAATGTATTTGTTACCGGCTCCGTTATTGCCAATGAAGAGGTTGTACTTGTGCCCGAAGTTTCCGGTAAATTGATCTCTCTTTCGATCGTTGAAGGCAGTGTGGTGAACAAAGGCGATTTGCTGGCCAAAATCAACGATGCCGACCTGCAGGCACAGCTGAAAAAACTTGAACTACAGGCAAAAATAGCGGATGAAAAAGTGAACCGCCAGAAACAGCTACTTTCCATCAGTGGCATCAGCCAGGAAGAATTTGACATTTCGCTGAACCTCTTGAATACAGCCAAAGCGGATATTGATTATACCAAAGCACTGATTGCAAAGACTGAATTACGGGCACCGTTCAGTGGCACTATCGGGTTAAAAAATGTAAGTGAAGGAAGCCTTGTTACACCAACAACACGTATCGCAGCCATACAGCAGCTTAACCAGGTCAAGATCGACTTTTCTATTCCCGAGAAATACGCTGATGCCATTACGCTCAATAGCACTATTCAGTTTACCATTACCGATAACAAGGAAATATTTATCGCAAAAGTATATGCAATTGAACCCAGGATTGATCAGGCTACACGAACCATACAATTGAGAGCATTGGCGGCAAACCCGACTGGCAAGTTATTCCCGGGCGCATTCGCAAAAATTCAATTACCTCTTAAAAAGATCAGCAATGCTATAATGATCCCTACCGAAGCTATTATTCCTGTATTGAAAGGCAAAAAAGTTTTTGTTTGTAAAAATGGAAAAGCACAGCAACTTAATGTTGAAACAGGCATCCGGACCGATTCACTTATCCAGGTAATAAACGGATTACAGGCAGGTGATTCAGTTATAACAACGGGTATAATGCAGTTGAAACAGGATAATTTGGTAAGAGTAGTGAGGAAATAG
- a CDS encoding efflux RND transporter permease subunit, with translation MSLSTTSINRPVLAIVMSIVIILFGYIGYTFLGVREYPSIDPPVITVRTSYTGANADVIQSQVTEPLEKALNGIEGIRSISSSSNQGNSQIVVEFNLDANLEAAANDVRDKVSQAVRQLPQDIDALPSVTKSDANSDAILALVVQSESKNQLQVSDYAENVIAERLQTIPGVSTVQIWGQKRYAMRLWMDPDKLSSYGLTPLDVKQALDRENIELPSGKIAGNTTELTINTAGKFTDEQSFNNLIIKTASDKVVKLNDIGYAQLGPENEETILRQSGVPMIGLGLVPQPGANYLDISKEFYKRVEAIKKDIPKDYHLDIALDNTKFIAQSVTEVRETLFIAIGLVILIIYLFFRDWLIAFRPLIDIPVSLIGAFFIMYIMGFSINVLTLLAIVLATGLVVDDGIVVTENIYKKIEQGMSPYKAAIKGSNEIFFVVISTSVTLAAVFMPVIFLQGFVGRLFREFGVVLAGAVLISAFVSLSLTPMLNAYMVRKDVHKKSRFYEITEPFFQRMNNGYGNTLANFLKVRWWAYVIIAAAVALIFIVGNFIPSELAPLEDRSWMRMSITAPEGASFEYTDKFMNRLSSFVGDSIPEKKICLTVTAPGFSGSGAVNTGFVRLRLSDLNERKRSQQDIANYVTKITKQFPEAKTFVIQQQTISSGGFGGLPVQFVLQAPNFEKLKEKLPEFLEEANKSPVFKIVDCNLKFNKPELNLKIDRDRAKNLGVSTIDIAQTLQLAFSAQRFSYFNMNGKQYQVIGQFMRKNRDDPHDLRSIYVRNNAGALVQLDNIVKLVEESNPPQLYHYNRYQSATVSADLAPGKTIGDGVKEMQKIADKILDESFSTTLTGASRDFAESSSNILFAFILALVLIYLVLSAQFESFIDPLIIMLTVPLALAGALLSLWYFNQTLNIFSQIGIIMLIGLVTKNGIMIVEFANQLKKQGVNTKEAIQKAAEARFRPILMTSLATVLGAMPIAIALGAGAKSRMGMGIVVVGGLTFSLVLTLYVIPAMYSYLSKEQKAKSNA, from the coding sequence ATGAGTCTATCAACCACTAGTATAAATCGTCCGGTACTGGCCATAGTGATGTCCATTGTCATCATCCTGTTCGGCTATATCGGTTACACATTTTTAGGTGTCCGCGAGTATCCCTCTATTGATCCGCCTGTGATAACGGTTCGCACCTCCTATACCGGAGCAAATGCCGATGTTATTCAATCGCAGGTAACTGAACCACTTGAAAAAGCACTGAATGGTATTGAAGGGATCCGCTCCATTTCTTCATCAAGCAACCAGGGCAATAGCCAGATCGTTGTTGAATTTAATCTCGATGCCAACCTCGAAGCCGCCGCGAATGACGTACGTGATAAAGTATCTCAGGCAGTCCGACAACTCCCCCAGGATATTGACGCGCTGCCATCGGTAACCAAATCAGATGCCAATTCAGATGCCATACTCGCGTTGGTTGTCCAGTCCGAATCCAAGAATCAACTCCAGGTAAGTGATTACGCAGAAAATGTGATCGCGGAACGATTACAGACCATTCCGGGTGTAAGTACCGTGCAGATATGGGGACAAAAACGCTATGCCATGCGCTTATGGATGGACCCCGATAAATTATCATCGTACGGACTTACACCGCTTGATGTAAAACAAGCGCTTGACAGGGAAAATATTGAGTTGCCGTCGGGAAAAATAGCGGGCAATACAACTGAATTAACGATTAACACAGCCGGCAAATTCACCGATGAGCAAAGCTTTAATAACCTTATTATTAAAACAGCAAGTGACAAAGTAGTTAAACTGAATGACATCGGATATGCGCAACTTGGACCTGAAAATGAAGAAACCATTTTGCGGCAATCCGGAGTACCCATGATCGGCCTTGGACTTGTGCCTCAGCCGGGTGCCAACTATCTTGACATTTCCAAAGAATTTTACAAAAGAGTTGAGGCGATCAAAAAAGATATTCCAAAAGATTACCATCTGGATATCGCGCTGGACAATACAAAATTTATTGCCCAATCAGTAACAGAAGTGCGTGAAACGCTGTTCATTGCCATTGGATTGGTTATCCTGATCATTTATTTATTTTTTCGCGACTGGCTGATTGCCTTCCGCCCGCTCATTGATATTCCTGTTTCGCTGATCGGCGCATTCTTCATTATGTATATTATGGGTTTTTCCATTAATGTTCTCACACTGCTCGCTATTGTGCTCGCCACAGGTCTTGTTGTTGATGACGGTATTGTAGTGACTGAAAATATTTATAAGAAAATAGAACAGGGCATGAGTCCTTATAAGGCTGCGATAAAAGGGTCAAATGAAATATTTTTTGTTGTTATATCTACCTCTGTAACTCTGGCTGCTGTGTTTATGCCTGTTATTTTCCTGCAGGGATTCGTAGGTAGATTGTTCAGGGAGTTCGGAGTTGTACTTGCCGGCGCTGTACTTATTTCGGCATTTGTATCATTAAGCCTCACACCAATGCTTAACGCTTATATGGTCAGAAAAGACGTTCACAAAAAAAGCCGCTTTTACGAGATCACCGAACCATTTTTCCAACGTATGAATAACGGTTATGGAAATACATTAGCCAACTTTTTGAAAGTGAGATGGTGGGCTTATGTAATTATCGCTGCAGCTGTGGCATTGATATTTATTGTTGGAAATTTTATTCCATCCGAACTCGCTCCTTTGGAAGACAGAAGCTGGATGCGCATGTCAATAACTGCACCTGAGGGAGCTTCTTTTGAATACACAGACAAATTTATGAATAGGCTTTCCTCATTTGTCGGCGATTCGATTCCTGAGAAAAAGATATGCTTAACTGTTACCGCTCCCGGATTTTCGGGTTCAGGTGCCGTCAATACCGGCTTTGTGAGATTAAGATTATCTGACCTTAATGAACGCAAACGCAGCCAGCAGGATATTGCAAACTATGTGACAAAGATTACTAAACAATTTCCGGAGGCGAAAACATTTGTCATCCAGCAGCAAACCATTTCTTCCGGGGGATTCGGAGGCTTGCCGGTTCAATTCGTCCTGCAGGCTCCTAACTTTGAAAAGCTGAAAGAAAAACTTCCGGAATTTTTAGAAGAAGCGAATAAAAGTCCTGTTTTTAAAATTGTCGATTGCAACCTTAAATTCAACAAGCCTGAACTCAACCTGAAAATTGATCGTGACAGGGCAAAAAACCTGGGCGTATCAACAATCGATATCGCGCAAACACTTCAGTTGGCATTTAGCGCGCAGCGCTTCAGTTATTTCAACATGAACGGCAAACAATACCAGGTGATCGGCCAGTTCATGCGGAAGAACAGGGATGATCCGCATGACCTTCGATCTATTTATGTTCGCAATAACGCGGGCGCTCTGGTTCAATTGGATAATATTGTTAAACTGGTGGAAGAAAGTAACCCTCCTCAGCTTTATCATTACAACCGTTACCAGTCCGCCACAGTTTCGGCTGATCTTGCCCCGGGAAAAACGATTGGTGACGGAGTTAAAGAAATGCAAAAAATTGCCGATAAAATTCTCGACGAATCATTCTCAACCACACTCACAGGTGCCTCACGCGATTTCGCCGAAAGTTCTTCCAATATACTCTTCGCATTCATACTGGCCCTTGTACTTATTTACCTCGTACTTTCGGCGCAATTTGAAAGCTTCATCGATCCGTTAATAATCATGTTAACCGTTCCGCTTGCTTTAGCCGGAGCATTATTGTCGCTTTGGTATTTTAATCAAACACTCAACATTTTCAGCCAGATCGGGATCATAATGCTAATCGGTCTTGTCACTAAAAACGGCATCATGATCGTTGAGTTTGCCAATCAACTTAAAAAACAAGGCGTGAATACGAAGGAGGCAATTCAGAAAGCGGCCGAAGCACGGTTCCGTCCCATATTAATGACCAGCCTCGCGACAGTACTCGGTGCAATGCCAATAGCAATCGCTTTGGGTGCCGGTGCTAAAAGCCGCATGGGTATGGGAATTGTGGTTGTTGGCGGACTGACGTTCTCTCTCGTACTTACATTGTATGTGATACCCGCTATGTATTCATATTTGTCAAAAGAACAAAAAGCGAAATCAAATGCTTAA
- a CDS encoding TolC family protein — translation MLKCLSPALPKGERVKKLTWIEYPLLLLFTFTSLLNCYAQENLTLDNAIEIALKNNYAIAIAKATTSIAANNNTYGNAGFLPQVSLNASGSLSSVNTKQEYASGLKIDRQGVSSNNINSGVSLNWTIFDGFRMFATKEKLNELQAQGELNLKMEIENNLSGIIIAYYNIVRQQQLIKAMYESVKVSEERIRIAQKKTEIGSASKLDLLQAKVDLNTQRSAILKLKTDLSNAKASLNLLLARSNEADFIVADSIPLNFKVSYNDLKTSVPKLNDSLLYAQKNILISQKVLKEVNALRLPQIGINTTYNFSKTNNQVGFALINQNLGWNGGLSIYWNLFNAFKTNILYRNAQQQTMITKYQFDQTQKQVETSLLKAWNNYQNSLEALLLEEENSAVAKENLAVALERFRIGNATNVDMNLAQKSFEDAASRRLSARYDAKVAETTLMKLNGELVK, via the coding sequence ATGCTTAAATGCCTCTCCCCTGCTCTCCCCAAAGGGGAGAGAGTTAAAAAACTGACATGGATCGAATATCCTTTGCTTCTTCTTTTCACATTTACTTCACTTCTCAATTGTTATGCACAGGAAAACCTTACATTGGACAATGCTATTGAGATTGCATTGAAAAATAATTATGCAATAGCTATCGCCAAAGCCACTACCAGCATTGCAGCAAATAATAACACGTATGGTAACGCCGGCTTTCTCCCGCAGGTATCACTTAATGCATCCGGCAGCTTAAGCTCGGTCAATACAAAACAGGAATACGCCAGCGGACTAAAAATCGACAGACAGGGGGTTTCATCCAACAATATAAATAGCGGGGTTAGTTTGAACTGGACGATCTTTGACGGATTTAGGATGTTCGCAACGAAAGAAAAGCTGAACGAATTACAGGCACAGGGCGAACTGAATTTAAAAATGGAGATTGAAAATAATCTTTCCGGAATTATTATAGCCTATTACAACATTGTCCGCCAGCAGCAGCTTATCAAGGCCATGTATGAATCGGTTAAAGTTTCGGAAGAACGGATCAGGATCGCGCAAAAAAAAACAGAGATAGGTTCTGCGTCAAAATTAGATCTGCTGCAGGCAAAAGTCGACCTGAACACCCAGCGATCGGCCATATTGAAATTAAAAACAGACCTCAGCAATGCTAAAGCCTCTTTAAATCTATTGCTCGCTCGCAGCAATGAAGCCGACTTCATAGTTGCCGACAGCATACCACTAAACTTTAAAGTTTCATACAACGATCTGAAAACAAGTGTACCCAAACTAAATGATTCATTATTATATGCACAAAAAAACATTCTGATATCACAGAAAGTATTGAAAGAAGTAAATGCGCTTCGCCTTCCTCAGATCGGCATTAATACAACTTACAACTTCAGCAAAACAAATAACCAGGTGGGCTTCGCGTTGATCAATCAAAATCTCGGATGGAACGGAGGGCTCTCCATTTACTGGAATTTATTCAATGCCTTTAAAACAAATATCCTTTACCGGAACGCGCAGCAACAAACAATGATCACAAAGTACCAATTTGATCAAACTCAAAAACAGGTTGAGACTTCTTTGCTGAAAGCCTGGAATAATTATCAAAACTCGCTTGAAGCGCTTCTGCTGGAAGAAGAGAACAGCGCGGTGGCTAAAGAAAATCTTGCGGTAGCGCTTGAACGATTTCGTATCGGCAATGCGACCAATGTAGATATGAACCTTGCCCAAAAAAGTTTTGAAGACGCGGCAAGCCGGAGATTAAGTGCGCGTTATGACGCGAAAGTTGCCGAAACTACGCTGATGAAACTCAACGGGGAGTTGGTTAAATAA
- a CDS encoding DUF4294 domain-containing protein encodes MKHIIVILFSLIFTACYSQVLSGNNDNSHMKGFVVRATVVNGDTVPFIMLKEAVVVAQMIFASEEDAKKYRLLVRDVRRVYPYAILIGAKVKQYDHQMADMSRHEKKEFMKKAEHELKEQFEKVIRNNTVNQAQVLIKLIDRETGTSSHHLIRQFKGSWNAFMWQSVALVVGTDLKDRYDPEGADKTIEHIVRAIESGHI; translated from the coding sequence ATGAAACATATAATTGTCATATTATTTAGTTTGATTTTCACAGCGTGCTATTCACAGGTGTTATCGGGTAATAATGATAATTCACACATGAAGGGTTTCGTGGTAAGAGCGACTGTGGTTAATGGCGATACAGTTCCTTTTATTATGCTGAAAGAGGCTGTTGTGGTGGCGCAAATGATATTTGCGAGTGAAGAGGATGCGAAAAAATACCGTTTACTTGTACGTGATGTGCGCAGGGTATATCCATATGCCATATTAATAGGAGCAAAAGTGAAACAATATGATCATCAAATGGCGGATATGAGCAGACACGAGAAAAAGGAGTTCATGAAAAAAGCGGAACATGAGTTGAAAGAGCAATTTGAAAAGGTGATCCGTAACAACACAGTTAACCAGGCCCAGGTACTCATAAAACTTATTGATCGTGAAACCGGGACGAGTTCACATCATCTGATCAGGCAATTTAAAGGTTCATGGAATGCGTTTATGTGGCAATCGGTTGCGCTGGTTGTCGGTACTGACCTTAAAGACCGCTATGATCCCGAAGGTGCTGACAAAACGATAGAACATATTGTTCGTGCAATTGAGTCAGGGCATATTTAG
- the accC gene encoding acetyl-CoA carboxylase biotin carboxylase subunit, with translation MDKILVANRGEIALRVMRSCREMGIKTVAIYSEADRNAPFVRYADEAVCIGPPPSSASYLDGDKIIKAGKELKVDGIHPGYGFLSENAQFAQKVKKAGIIFIGPSPEAMDMMGDKLSAKAAAKKYNIPMVPGSAGAIDDVAEGKRIAKETGFPLLIKASAGGGGKGMRIVEKIEELEEQMKLAISEARSAFGDGSVFIEKYVSGPRHIEVQILGDTHGNIVYLFERECSIQRRHQKVIEEAPSSVLTPELRKRMGECAVNVGKACNYVGAGTVEFLVDEKRNFYFLEMNTRLQVEHPVTEMITGIDLVKEQIKVARGEKLSFKQEDLKINGHSVEVRVYAEDPTNNFLPDIGKLLTYQAPKGPGVRVDDGFEEGMDIPIYYDPMIAKLITHGKDREEAIDRMVRAIDDYKIIGVETTLGFCKFVLKHSAFVSGDFDTHFINHHFTPEMLKYENEEEAEVAAIIAARIMGSEKAVKLNGNSGTAIISICTHYILTVRYL, from the coding sequence ATGGACAAAATATTAGTCGCTAATCGTGGTGAAATAGCATTGCGTGTTATGCGTTCCTGTCGTGAAATGGGTATAAAAACGGTCGCTATATATTCTGAGGCCGATCGGAATGCGCCCTTTGTGCGTTACGCCGATGAGGCGGTTTGCATCGGACCTCCACCTTCTTCCGCCTCATATCTCGATGGGGATAAGATCATAAAAGCAGGTAAGGAATTAAAGGTTGATGGTATTCACCCGGGGTATGGTTTTCTCTCTGAAAATGCTCAATTTGCTCAAAAAGTAAAAAAAGCAGGGATTATATTTATCGGACCTTCGCCGGAGGCGATGGACATGATGGGTGATAAATTATCGGCAAAAGCGGCGGCTAAAAAATATAATATCCCAATGGTTCCGGGTTCGGCAGGCGCTATTGACGATGTGGCGGAAGGCAAAAGAATAGCAAAGGAAACAGGTTTCCCTCTGTTGATCAAAGCAAGTGCAGGAGGGGGCGGAAAGGGGATGCGTATTGTTGAGAAGATCGAAGAACTTGAGGAGCAGATGAAACTCGCTATCAGCGAGGCCAGATCGGCTTTTGGGGATGGCTCGGTATTCATTGAAAAATACGTTTCGGGTCCGCGCCATATTGAGGTGCAGATATTGGGTGACACACATGGCAATATTGTTTATTTGTTCGAGCGCGAATGTTCTATCCAGCGCAGACACCAGAAGGTAATTGAGGAAGCCCCATCATCTGTTCTTACACCGGAATTGCGTAAACGTATGGGCGAATGCGCGGTCAATGTCGGAAAGGCTTGTAACTACGTAGGTGCAGGAACTGTTGAATTTTTGGTGGATGAAAAAAGAAATTTTTATTTTCTGGAAATGAATACGCGTTTGCAGGTGGAACACCCTGTAACGGAGATGATAACGGGTATTGACCTGGTGAAAGAGCAAATTAAAGTGGCGAGAGGAGAGAAGCTGAGCTTTAAACAGGAAGACCTGAAAATAAACGGGCATTCTGTTGAAGTACGCGTTTATGCTGAAGATCCCACAAATAATTTTTTGCCTGACATTGGTAAGCTGCTTACCTACCAGGCTCCTAAAGGCCCGGGTGTGCGGGTTGACGATGGCTTTGAGGAAGGTATGGATATACCGATCTATTATGACCCTATGATCGCTAAACTTATTACACATGGTAAGGATAGAGAAGAAGCCATCGATCGTATGGTACGGGCTATTGATGACTATAAAATTATCGGAGTAGAAACTACCCTCGGTTTTTGCAAATTTGTGTTAAAGCATAGCGCCTTTGTTTCAGGTGATTTTGATACACATTTTATAAATCACCATTTTACCCCCGAAATGCTGAAGTATGAAAATGAAGAAGAGGCTGAAGTAGCTGCCATTATTGCCGCCCGTATCATGGGGTCTGAAAAAGCTGTAAAACTAAATGGAAATTCGGGTACTGCTATTATATCTATATGCACTCATTATATATTGACTGTCAGGTATTTATAA